In the Thermodesulfovibrio yellowstonii DSM 11347 genome, one interval contains:
- the hslU gene encoding ATP-dependent protease ATPase subunit HslU: MENLTPKKIVEELDKFIIGQESAKKAVAIALRNRFRRQLLPKELRDEILPKNILMIGPTGVGKTEIARRLARLVNAPFVKVEASKFTEVGYVGRDVESIIRDLTEVAMNMVKQEHTERVQEKARQLAEERVLDILLPQPRYTRDMNEAEERTRYKETREKLRKQLREGILDERYIEIDLKEKVVPFGIISNVAMEEIEINLKEMLGSFLPEKVKRKKVKIPEAIQLFTQEEANKLIDMEKVTKEAIERVEQTGIVFIDEIDKIASRGSSYGPDVSREGVQRDLLPIVEGSTVTTKYGPVKTDHILFIAAGAFHVAKPSDLIPELQGRFPIRVELNSLGKEEFVRILTEPDNALIKQYIALLATEDVYLEFTQDGIEEIADISQQVNEKTENIGARRLHTVMEKLLEDISFNASELKGQKITIDAKFVREKLSEIIKSEDLSRYIL; this comes from the coding sequence ATGGAAAATCTTACTCCCAAGAAAATTGTTGAAGAACTTGATAAATTCATCATAGGTCAAGAAAGTGCTAAAAAAGCTGTTGCAATAGCTTTAAGAAACAGATTTCGTAGACAACTTCTTCCAAAGGAACTAAGAGATGAGATACTTCCCAAGAATATATTAATGATAGGTCCGACAGGAGTTGGAAAAACAGAAATCGCAAGAAGGCTTGCAAGACTTGTAAATGCACCTTTTGTCAAGGTTGAAGCATCAAAATTTACAGAAGTGGGATATGTGGGCAGGGATGTAGAATCCATAATAAGAGACCTTACAGAAGTTGCAATGAATATGGTTAAACAGGAACATACTGAAAGAGTTCAGGAAAAGGCAAGACAGCTTGCTGAAGAAAGAGTTCTTGACATACTTCTACCTCAACCAAGATATACAAGGGATATGAATGAAGCAGAGGAAAGAACACGATATAAAGAAACAAGAGAGAAACTCAGAAAACAACTCAGAGAAGGCATACTTGATGAAAGATACATTGAGATTGATTTAAAGGAAAAAGTTGTGCCTTTTGGCATTATCTCTAATGTAGCAATGGAAGAAATAGAGATAAATCTTAAAGAAATGCTTGGAAGTTTTTTGCCAGAAAAAGTAAAAAGAAAAAAAGTAAAAATTCCAGAGGCTATTCAGTTATTTACACAAGAAGAAGCAAATAAATTGATTGATATGGAAAAGGTAACAAAAGAAGCCATTGAGAGAGTAGAGCAAACAGGAATTGTTTTCATAGATGAGATTGATAAAATTGCATCTCGTGGTAGTTCCTACGGACCTGATGTATCTCGTGAAGGAGTTCAAAGAGACTTACTTCCAATTGTAGAGGGTTCAACTGTTACAACAAAGTATGGTCCTGTAAAAACAGACCATATTCTTTTTATTGCTGCAGGAGCTTTCCATGTGGCAAAACCTTCTGATTTGATACCTGAGCTTCAGGGTAGATTTCCTATTAGAGTTGAACTTAATTCTCTTGGCAAGGAAGAATTTGTAAGAATTCTTACAGAACCTGACAATGCACTCATAAAGCAGTATATTGCTCTTTTAGCAACAGAAGATGTTTATCTTGAGTTCACACAGGATGGAATAGAAGAGATTGCGGATATATCTCAACAGGTAAATGAAAAAACAGAAAACATTGGTGCAAGAAGGCTACACACAGTAATGGAAAAACTTCTTGAAGACATCTCATTTAATGCTTCAGAGTTAAAGGGGCAGAAAATAACAATTGATGCTAAGTTTGTAAGAGAAAAATTGAGCGAAATAATAAAAAGTGAAGACCTTAGCAGATACATTCTTTAG
- a CDS encoding septal ring lytic transglycosylase RlpA family protein, whose protein sequence is MKTLADTFFRLEAKGVRLKIISLCMLLIISCAPVKKPPSVEYAPTEARKGVASWYGPDFHGRPTASGEIYNMYDYTCAHREYPFGTKLKVVNLQNGKNVTCTVNDRGPFVSGRDLDLSYASAKKIDLIGPGTAEVLMEPVGRDMNYVKYVRYTPLSGALTIQVGAFKEIDNALRLKQALSFKYQNVYINKSNIKGEIFYRVRVGKFTNYDEAFNLAKSMGQEGYKVIITNFVGGKDEI, encoded by the coding sequence GTGAAGACCTTAGCAGATACATTCTTTAGACTTGAGGCTAAAGGTGTAAGGCTTAAGATAATTAGCTTATGTATGTTGCTGATAATTTCCTGTGCTCCTGTAAAAAAACCTCCTTCAGTTGAATATGCTCCGACAGAAGCACGGAAAGGTGTTGCTTCATGGTATGGACCCGATTTTCATGGAAGACCAACAGCCTCAGGAGAAATTTACAACATGTATGATTATACCTGTGCTCACAGAGAATATCCTTTTGGAACCAAACTAAAAGTTGTGAATCTTCAAAATGGTAAGAATGTTACATGCACAGTAAATGACAGAGGACCATTTGTCTCTGGAAGAGACCTTGATTTATCATATGCCTCAGCAAAAAAGATTGATTTAATAGGTCCAGGAACAGCAGAGGTTTTAATGGAACCAGTTGGAAGGGATATGAATTATGTAAAATATGTAAGATATACTCCTCTATCTGGAGCATTAACAATACAGGTAGGTGCTTTTAAAGAAATTGACAATGCATTACGATTAAAACAAGCTTTAAGTTTTAAATATCAGAATGTTTACATAAATAAATCAAATATAAAAGGAGAGATTTTTTACAGAGTTAGAGTTGGAAAGTTTACAAACTATGACGAAGCCTTCAATTTAGCTAAATCAATGGGACAGGAAGGATACAAAGTAATAATTACAAATTTTGTTGGAGGGAAAGATGAAATTTAG
- a CDS encoding FmdE family protein: MKFSFEDVIKFHGHSCPGLALGYKVAVTAIEELGLNERAHDEELVCIVENDSCAVDAIQVITGCTFGKGNLIFRDYGKQVYTFFNRKDNKVVRLSVDFEFKESEKEKTLWQRFMQGDRSREIVEFIEKRKAQKINQILKAKKDEILKITYPQIIPPKEARIFKSLKCENCGEKVAEVKARLLKGKILCIPCFEELL; the protein is encoded by the coding sequence ATGAAATTTAGTTTTGAAGATGTCATAAAGTTTCATGGTCATAGTTGTCCTGGTCTTGCACTTGGTTATAAAGTTGCAGTAACAGCGATTGAAGAACTCGGATTGAATGAAAGAGCTCATGATGAAGAACTTGTATGTATTGTTGAAAATGACTCATGTGCTGTAGATGCTATTCAGGTGATCACAGGATGCACCTTTGGCAAGGGAAATTTGATATTCAGGGATTATGGTAAACAGGTATACACATTTTTTAATAGAAAAGACAATAAAGTAGTAAGACTTTCAGTTGACTTTGAGTTTAAAGAATCTGAGAAAGAAAAAACACTGTGGCAAAGATTTATGCAAGGAGATAGATCACGAGAGATTGTTGAATTTATAGAAAAAAGAAAGGCTCAAAAAATAAACCAGATATTAAAAGCTAAAAAAGATGAAATTTTAAAGATAACCTATCCCCAAATAATACCACCAAAAGAAGCAAGAATATTTAAAAGTCTCAAATGTGAAAACTGCGGAGAAAAAGTAGCAGAAGTAAAAGCACGTTTACTAAAAGGTAAAATACTATGCATTCCTTGTTTTGAGGAACTTCTATGA
- the rlmD gene encoding 23S rRNA (uracil(1939)-C(5))-methyltransferase RlmD — MSEIEITLTGIAHLGEAIGKHNGKVVFVPYAIPGETVKAKIIKDEKDYCRAEILDIIEPSFFRENPSCKLFGICGGCSFQHVAYSYQIKLKEIVVMEQLKRIGGFENPEDFTNLTLKAESPYNYRNRADFSINRQNLLGFKIRGTHKFLHVECCHIMHDKINKMLSLLQGKKPKRKSHNITIRYGINTGTWLIQPEMDTVEIETGQKFYYERLLGKDFIISAPSFFQVNTYQAEKLIQTVLNYITQEDKTVIDAYAGVGTFTVFLAQKAEKVIAIEESRSAYKDAQINIKNFDNITYLCKKTEEALFESKINGDAIVIDPPRVGCMKEVLQAIAEKKIKKVIYVSCEPSTLARDLKYLKEMGYKLKEIQPVDMFPQTYHIENVALMILE, encoded by the coding sequence ATGAGTGAAATTGAAATTACCCTTACAGGAATTGCCCATCTTGGTGAGGCTATTGGGAAACATAATGGTAAAGTAGTCTTTGTGCCATATGCTATCCCTGGTGAAACGGTTAAAGCAAAAATAATAAAAGACGAAAAAGATTACTGCAGAGCAGAAATATTAGATATTATTGAGCCTTCCTTTTTTAGAGAAAATCCCTCTTGTAAATTATTTGGTATTTGTGGTGGATGCAGCTTTCAACATGTTGCATATAGTTATCAAATAAAGCTCAAAGAAATAGTTGTTATGGAGCAACTAAAAAGAATTGGAGGTTTTGAAAATCCTGAAGACTTCACAAATCTTACCTTAAAAGCTGAAAGCCCTTATAACTATCGTAACAGAGCAGATTTTTCAATAAACAGACAAAATCTTTTAGGATTTAAAATCAGAGGTACTCATAAATTTCTTCATGTAGAATGCTGTCACATAATGCATGATAAGATAAATAAAATGCTTTCACTTCTTCAAGGCAAAAAGCCAAAAAGAAAAAGCCACAACATAACAATAAGATACGGGATAAATACAGGCACATGGCTAATTCAACCAGAAATGGATACAGTAGAAATAGAAACAGGTCAAAAATTTTATTATGAAAGACTTCTTGGAAAAGATTTTATAATATCTGCACCTTCATTTTTTCAGGTTAATACTTATCAGGCAGAAAAACTAATTCAAACTGTCTTAAACTACATAACACAAGAAGATAAAACAGTTATAGATGCCTATGCAGGAGTAGGAACATTTACAGTATTTTTAGCTCAAAAAGCAGAAAAGGTAATTGCAATTGAAGAAAGCCGCTCTGCATACAAAGATGCGCAGATAAATATAAAAAATTTTGATAACATCACCTATTTATGCAAAAAAACAGAAGAAGCACTTTTTGAATCAAAAATAAATGGTGATGCAATAGTCATTGACCCACCAAGAGTAGGCTGTATGAAAGAAGTTTTGCAGGCAATAGCAGAAAAAAAGATTAAAAAAGTAATTTATGTTTCCTGTGAGCCTTCAACACTTGCAAGAGACTTAAAATATCTAAAGGAAATGGGATATAAACTCAAAGAAATTCAACCTGTTGATATGTTTCCCCAGACATATCATATTGAAAATGTAGCTTTAATGATACTTGAATAA
- a CDS encoding cupin domain-containing protein: MALKINLNEVQMKPHPKFEGVKVGYVITKEKHPELSIIILELDSGVEIPLHTHEKEVDSIFIIEGEGEMYMADSWQTVKKDDIIAIASKELHGLKAKKPLKCYVVHAPALW, from the coding sequence ATGGCATTAAAAATCAATTTAAACGAAGTTCAGATGAAACCACATCCTAAATTTGAAGGAGTTAAGGTTGGTTATGTTATTACAAAAGAAAAACATCCTGAATTAAGTATTATAATTCTTGAGCTTGACTCAGGAGTTGAAATCCCTTTACATACTCATGAAAAAGAAGTTGACAGCATATTTATAATTGAAGGTGAAGGAGAAATGTATATGGCAGACAGCTGGCAAACAGTAAAAAAAGATGATATTATAGCCATCGCAAGCAAAGAACTTCATGGATTAAAAGCAAAAAAACCTCTAAAATGCTATGTAGTTCATGCCCCGGCTTTATGGTAA
- a CDS encoding response regulator has product MKKKILVVEDEPKLANLLIDYLKASGFEAFWLDDGARVIQWTKENCPDLIILDVMLPNKDGFEICREIRSFSTIPIIMVTARIEEVDRIVGLELGADDYICKPFSPRELIARVKAIFRRMNFKDDKAISFPSGFYLDENSLKAFLNGQELHLTTVEFRLLKILISNPGRVFTRSQLMDIMYPDNRIVSDRTIDSHIKKLRKKIKEISPEKEVIYSVYGAGYKFELFQ; this is encoded by the coding sequence ATGAAAAAGAAAATCTTAGTTGTAGAAGATGAGCCTAAGCTTGCAAATCTTTTAATAGACTATTTAAAAGCCTCAGGATTTGAAGCTTTTTGGCTTGATGATGGTGCAAGAGTTATACAATGGACAAAGGAAAACTGCCCTGATCTGATTATTCTTGATGTCATGCTTCCTAACAAAGACGGATTTGAAATATGCAGGGAAATACGTTCATTTTCTACTATCCCTATTATTATGGTAACAGCAAGAATTGAGGAAGTGGATAGAATTGTTGGTCTTGAATTAGGTGCTGATGATTATATATGTAAGCCTTTCAGTCCGAGAGAATTAATTGCAAGAGTAAAAGCTATATTCCGCCGTATGAATTTTAAAGATGACAAAGCAATCAGCTTTCCTTCAGGGTTTTACCTTGATGAGAATAGTTTAAAAGCCTTTCTTAATGGTCAAGAACTTCATCTTACAACTGTTGAATTTAGGCTCTTAAAAATTCTTATTTCTAATCCTGGTAGAGTTTTTACTCGCAGTCAACTTATGGATATAATGTACCCCGATAACAGAATTGTAAGTGACAGAACAATTGATAGTCATATAAAAAAGTTACGGAAAAAAATTAAAGAAATAAGTCCTGAAAAAGAAGTGATATATTCTGTATACGGTGCAGGCTATAAATTTGAACTTTTTCAATAA
- a CDS encoding ATP-binding protein, which translates to MKLSLRQKLFLSIFGATAMALLSVFFFVYWSINYGFFEYLNQIEQSRLEQLGMRLSTLYAQSKNWQFLKDSPEMFYQLLENINNNQPSLQFPPRPHLPFPPFVVLDMDKNPVVGDSSDIKNLKCKPIFYEQEIIGYIGIRSPKHFLSPPQIDFLKKQKTALLIIVASVLLFVGIFSISISKYLIYPLKEMAKATNKITAGNYSARVSVSSADEIGKLAKNFNEMALALEKNEKARRQWIADISHEIRTPVTILRGEVEAIIDGIRPLNLETINSIHNEILRLNRLVEDLYQLAISDIGTLNYHKEKIDLKNLLIKSVQTYFQEFNKKNIKIRIEVAQEPVNIYADKERMQQLLSNLFDNSLKYTNSGGQLIIRLVSDKKQTTIEFEDSEPGIREEELNKIFERFYRVETSRSRKTGGSGLGLAICKNIVEAHGGTISAFPSSIGGVLIKIILPQNEL; encoded by the coding sequence ATGAAGCTTTCTTTAAGACAGAAATTATTTCTTTCAATCTTTGGTGCAACGGCAATGGCTCTTTTATCAGTTTTCTTTTTTGTCTATTGGAGTATTAATTACGGTTTTTTTGAATATTTAAATCAAATTGAACAAAGCAGGCTTGAGCAATTAGGAATGAGACTTTCAACTCTATATGCTCAAAGCAAAAACTGGCAATTTCTAAAAGATAGCCCTGAAATGTTTTATCAACTTTTAGAGAATATCAACAATAACCAGCCATCTCTGCAATTTCCTCCACGTCCTCATCTTCCGTTTCCCCCTTTTGTGGTCTTAGATATGGATAAAAATCCTGTCGTTGGAGATAGTTCTGACATTAAAAATTTGAAATGCAAGCCAATTTTTTATGAACAGGAAATAATTGGTTATATAGGGATAAGATCACCAAAGCATTTTTTATCGCCACCTCAAATAGATTTTCTAAAAAAACAAAAAACCGCTTTATTGATTATAGTTGCCTCTGTATTATTATTTGTAGGAATATTTTCAATATCTATTTCTAAATATTTGATATATCCTTTAAAGGAAATGGCTAAAGCGACAAATAAGATTACTGCAGGCAATTACTCTGCAAGAGTTTCTGTATCCTCTGCTGATGAGATAGGAAAATTAGCCAAAAATTTTAATGAGATGGCTCTGGCACTTGAAAAGAATGAAAAGGCGAGAAGACAATGGATAGCTGATATTTCTCATGAAATAAGAACTCCTGTAACCATTCTAAGAGGAGAAGTGGAAGCTATAATAGACGGTATCAGACCCCTTAATCTTGAAACTATTAACTCAATCCATAACGAAATTTTAAGACTTAACAGACTTGTAGAAGACCTTTATCAACTTGCCATTTCAGATATTGGAACATTAAATTACCATAAAGAAAAGATTGATTTGAAAAATTTACTTATAAAGTCTGTGCAAACTTATTTCCAAGAGTTCAACAAAAAGAATATTAAAATAAGAATAGAGGTAGCGCAAGAGCCTGTCAATATATATGCTGATAAAGAAAGAATGCAACAACTTTTATCCAATTTATTTGATAACTCTTTAAAATATACAAATTCTGGAGGGCAATTGATAATCCGTCTAGTTTCAGATAAAAAACAAACAACTATTGAATTTGAGGATTCTGAACCAGGAATACGTGAAGAAGAATTGAATAAAATTTTTGAAAGATTTTATAGAGTAGAAACCTCCCGCAGTAGAAAAACAGGGGGTTCTGGACTTGGTCTTGCTATCTGTAAAAATATTGTTGAGGCACATGGTGGAACAATTTCAGCTTTTCCTTCCTCTATAGGTGGAGTTTTAATAAAAATAATACTGCCTCAGAATGAACTATGA
- the xopAW gene encoding EF-hand domain-containing protein — protein sequence MEINLSSIGNYAYIMNSQSRQKSFDGLFSKIDTNSDNTVDETELSSFLEDISTISGKSFDIKDILSTYDADENGSLSKDELQSFMKENVPPPPHMKQREDIFSKIDTNGDDSIDETEFEEFTSKMSEITGKSTDTDSFSLYDTDGDGVLSKDELNNFMKENFQPPPPPHNMNSAASAYSSVNESDQISSAIDSLINQLSSNGSDSSFSSTLLKLFSTWNSQRESGYSNLLNIEV from the coding sequence ATGGAAATCAATTTAAGCAGTATCGGAAATTATGCCTATATTATGAATTCGCAATCAAGGCAGAAAAGTTTTGATGGATTGTTTTCTAAAATTGACACTAATTCTGACAACACAGTTGATGAAACAGAACTTTCTTCATTCTTAGAAGATATTTCAACTATTTCGGGTAAATCATTCGATATCAAGGATATTCTTTCAACTTATGATGCAGATGAAAATGGCTCATTAAGCAAAGATGAACTTCAGAGTTTTATGAAGGAAAATGTCCCACCACCTCCACATATGAAACAAAGAGAAGATATTTTCAGTAAAATAGATACCAATGGGGATGACAGCATTGATGAAACTGAGTTTGAAGAATTTACAAGTAAGATGTCTGAAATTACGGGTAAATCCACTGATACAGATTCCTTCTCTCTTTATGACACAGATGGAGATGGAGTATTAAGTAAAGATGAATTGAACAATTTTATGAAAGAAAATTTTCAGCCACCACCGCCACCACATAATATGAACTCAGCTGCCTCTGCTTACTCTTCAGTAAATGAAAGTGACCAGATTAGTTCTGCGATTGATTCATTAATCAATCAGTTAAGTAGCAATGGCTCTGATTCCTCCTTTAGTTCTACATTGTTAAAGCTATTTTCTACATGGAATTCACAACGAGAAAGCGGATATAGCAATTTGCTAAACATTGAGGTATAA